From Macaca mulatta isolate MMU2019108-1 chromosome 1, T2T-MMU8v2.0, whole genome shotgun sequence, the proteins below share one genomic window:
- the FCRL1 gene encoding Fc receptor-like protein 1 isoform X9, whose product MLPRLLLLICGLLLIVSPSHPTEGSPVNLTCKMPSLQSSDAQFQFCFFRDAQALGPGWSSSPKLQIANMWKEDSGSYWCEAQTMASKVLRSWRSQINVHRVPVADVSLETQPPGGQVMEGDRLVLICSVAMGTGDITFLWYKGAIGLNLQTKTQRSLTAEYEIPTARESDAEQYYCVAENGYGPRPSGLVSITVRIPVSRPILMVRAPRAQAVVGDVLKLHCEALRGSHPILYWFYHEDVILGSSSAPSGGGASFNLSLTAEHSGNYSCEANNGLGAQRSEEVTLNFTGRRSTRDPLRSLPSPVPQEFPYLNSPTPGQLQPTYENVNVVSGRDVYSLVYYNQPEQESAAETLGTHMEDQVSLDIYSRLRKANITDVDYEDAM is encoded by the exons ATGCTGCCGAGGCTGTTGCTGTTGATCTGTG GGCTGTTGTTGATAGTCAGCCCCTCCCATCCCACAGAGGGGAGCCCAGTGAACCTGACCTGTAAGATGCCCTCTCTACAGAGTTCAGATGCCCAGTTCCAGTTCTGCTTCTTCAGAGATGCCCAGGCCTTGGGCCCGGGCTGGAGCAGCTCTCCCAAGCTCCAGATCGCCAACATGTGGAAAGAAGACTCAGGGTCCTACTGGTGCGAGGCACAGACAATGGCATCCAAAGTCTTGAGGAGCTGGAGATCCCAGATAAATGTGCACA GGGTCCCTGTTGCTGATGTGAGCTTGGAGACTCAGCCCCCAGGAGGACAGGTGATGGAGGGAGACAGACTGGTCCTCATCTGCTCAGTTGCTATGGGGACAGGAGACATCACCTTCCTTTGGTACAAAGGGGCTATAGGTTTAAACCTTCAGACAAAGACCCAGCGTTCACTGACAGCAGAGTATGAGATTCCTACAGCGAGGGAGAGTGATGCTGAGCAATACTACTGTGTAGCTGAAAATGGCTATGGTCCCAGACCCAGTGGGCTGGTGAGCATCACTGTCAGAA TCCCAGTGTCTCGTCCCATCCTCATGGTCAGGGCTCCCAGGGCCCAGGCTGTGGTGGGGGATGTGCTGAAGCTTCACTGTGAGGCCCTGAGAGGCTCTCATCCGATCCTGTACTGGTTTTATCACGAGGATGTCATCTTGGGGAGCAGCTCAGCCCCCTCTGGAGGAGGAGCCTCTTTCAACCTTTCCCTGACTGCAGAACATTCTGGAAACTACTCCTGTGAGGCCAACAATGGCCTGGGGGCCCAGCGCAGTGAGGAGGTGACACTCAACTTCACAG gaAGACGTTCAACCAGGGATCCACTCAG GAGCCTTCCCAGCCCTGTACCCCAAGAGTTCCCCTACCTCAACTCACCTACCCCAGGACAGCTACAGCCTACATATGAAAATG TGAATGTTGTAAGTGGGCGTGATGTTTATTCGTTGGTGTACTATAACCAGCCGGAGCAGGAATCAGCAGCAG AAACCCTGGGGACACATATGGAGGACCAG GTTTCCTTAGACATCTATTCCAGGCTGAGGAAAGCAAACATTACGGATGTGGACTATGAAGACGCTATGTAA
- the FCRL1 gene encoding Fc receptor-like protein 1 isoform X5, producing the protein MLPRLLLLICAPLCEPAGLLLIVSPSHPTEGSPVNLTCKMPSLQSSDAQFQFCFFRDAQALGPGWSSSPKLQIANMWKEDSGSYWCEAQTMASKVLRSWRSQINVHRVPVADVSLETQPPGGQVMEGDRLVLICSVAMGTGDITFLWYKGAIGLNLQTKTQRSLTAEYEIPTARESDAEQYYCVAENGYGPRPSGLVSITVRIPVSRPILMVRAPRAQAVVGDVLKLHCEALRGSHPILYWFYHEDVILGSSSAPSGGGASFNLSLTAEHSGNYSCEANNGLGAQRSEEVTLNFTVPTGARSNHLTSGVIEGLLGTLGPATVALLFCYGLKRKIGRRSTRDPLRSLPSPVPQEFPYLNSPTPGQLQPTYENGGRYGVILKTGIRSCVMKSPSFSCSEC; encoded by the exons ATGCTGCCGAGGCTGTTGCTGTTGATCTGTG CTCCACTCTGTGAACCCGCCG GGCTGTTGTTGATAGTCAGCCCCTCCCATCCCACAGAGGGGAGCCCAGTGAACCTGACCTGTAAGATGCCCTCTCTACAGAGTTCAGATGCCCAGTTCCAGTTCTGCTTCTTCAGAGATGCCCAGGCCTTGGGCCCGGGCTGGAGCAGCTCTCCCAAGCTCCAGATCGCCAACATGTGGAAAGAAGACTCAGGGTCCTACTGGTGCGAGGCACAGACAATGGCATCCAAAGTCTTGAGGAGCTGGAGATCCCAGATAAATGTGCACA GGGTCCCTGTTGCTGATGTGAGCTTGGAGACTCAGCCCCCAGGAGGACAGGTGATGGAGGGAGACAGACTGGTCCTCATCTGCTCAGTTGCTATGGGGACAGGAGACATCACCTTCCTTTGGTACAAAGGGGCTATAGGTTTAAACCTTCAGACAAAGACCCAGCGTTCACTGACAGCAGAGTATGAGATTCCTACAGCGAGGGAGAGTGATGCTGAGCAATACTACTGTGTAGCTGAAAATGGCTATGGTCCCAGACCCAGTGGGCTGGTGAGCATCACTGTCAGAA TCCCAGTGTCTCGTCCCATCCTCATGGTCAGGGCTCCCAGGGCCCAGGCTGTGGTGGGGGATGTGCTGAAGCTTCACTGTGAGGCCCTGAGAGGCTCTCATCCGATCCTGTACTGGTTTTATCACGAGGATGTCATCTTGGGGAGCAGCTCAGCCCCCTCTGGAGGAGGAGCCTCTTTCAACCTTTCCCTGACTGCAGAACATTCTGGAAACTACTCCTGTGAGGCCAACAATGGCCTGGGGGCCCAGCGCAGTGAGGAGGTGACACTCAACTTCACAG TGCCTACTGGGGCCAGAAGCAATCATCTTACCTCAGGAGTCATTGAGGGGCTCCTCGGCACCCTTGGTCCTGCCACTGTGGCCTTATTATTTTGCTACggcctcaaaagaaaaatag gaAGACGTTCAACCAGGGATCCACTCAG GAGCCTTCCCAGCCCTGTACCCCAAGAGTTCCCCTACCTCAACTCACCTACCCCAGGACAGCTACAGCCTACATATGAAAATG GTGGAAGGTATGGAGTAATTTTAAAGACAGGAATCAGGAGCTGTGTCATGAagtctccttccttctcttgcaGTGAATGTT AA
- the FCRL1 gene encoding Fc receptor-like protein 1 isoform X3 — MLPRLLLLICGLLLIVSPSHPTEGSPVNLTCKMPSLQSSDAQFQFCFFRDAQALGPGWSSSPKLQIANMWKEDSGSYWCEAQTMASKVLRSWRSQINVHRVPVADVSLETQPPGGQVMEGDRLVLICSVAMGTGDITFLWYKGAIGLNLQTKTQRSLTAEYEIPTARESDAEQYYCVAENGYGPRPSGLVSITVRIPVSRPILMVRAPRAQAVVGDVLKLHCEALRGSHPILYWFYHEDVILGSSSAPSGGGASFNLSLTAEHSGNYSCEANNGLGAQRSEEVTLNFTVPTGARSNHLTSGVIEGLLGTLGPATVALLFCYGLKRKIGRRSTRDPLRSLPSPVPQEFPYLNSPTPGQLQPTYENVNVVSGRDVYSLVYYNQPEQESAAAETLGTHMEDQVSLDIYSRLRKANITDVDYEDAM, encoded by the exons ATGCTGCCGAGGCTGTTGCTGTTGATCTGTG GGCTGTTGTTGATAGTCAGCCCCTCCCATCCCACAGAGGGGAGCCCAGTGAACCTGACCTGTAAGATGCCCTCTCTACAGAGTTCAGATGCCCAGTTCCAGTTCTGCTTCTTCAGAGATGCCCAGGCCTTGGGCCCGGGCTGGAGCAGCTCTCCCAAGCTCCAGATCGCCAACATGTGGAAAGAAGACTCAGGGTCCTACTGGTGCGAGGCACAGACAATGGCATCCAAAGTCTTGAGGAGCTGGAGATCCCAGATAAATGTGCACA GGGTCCCTGTTGCTGATGTGAGCTTGGAGACTCAGCCCCCAGGAGGACAGGTGATGGAGGGAGACAGACTGGTCCTCATCTGCTCAGTTGCTATGGGGACAGGAGACATCACCTTCCTTTGGTACAAAGGGGCTATAGGTTTAAACCTTCAGACAAAGACCCAGCGTTCACTGACAGCAGAGTATGAGATTCCTACAGCGAGGGAGAGTGATGCTGAGCAATACTACTGTGTAGCTGAAAATGGCTATGGTCCCAGACCCAGTGGGCTGGTGAGCATCACTGTCAGAA TCCCAGTGTCTCGTCCCATCCTCATGGTCAGGGCTCCCAGGGCCCAGGCTGTGGTGGGGGATGTGCTGAAGCTTCACTGTGAGGCCCTGAGAGGCTCTCATCCGATCCTGTACTGGTTTTATCACGAGGATGTCATCTTGGGGAGCAGCTCAGCCCCCTCTGGAGGAGGAGCCTCTTTCAACCTTTCCCTGACTGCAGAACATTCTGGAAACTACTCCTGTGAGGCCAACAATGGCCTGGGGGCCCAGCGCAGTGAGGAGGTGACACTCAACTTCACAG TGCCTACTGGGGCCAGAAGCAATCATCTTACCTCAGGAGTCATTGAGGGGCTCCTCGGCACCCTTGGTCCTGCCACTGTGGCCTTATTATTTTGCTACggcctcaaaagaaaaatag gaAGACGTTCAACCAGGGATCCACTCAG GAGCCTTCCCAGCCCTGTACCCCAAGAGTTCCCCTACCTCAACTCACCTACCCCAGGACAGCTACAGCCTACATATGAAAATG TGAATGTTGTAAGTGGGCGTGATGTTTATTCGTTGGTGTACTATAACCAGCCGGAGCAGGAATCAGCAGCAG CAGAAACCCTGGGGACACATATGGAGGACCAG GTTTCCTTAGACATCTATTCCAGGCTGAGGAAAGCAAACATTACGGATGTGGACTATGAAGACGCTATGTAA
- the FCRL1 gene encoding Fc receptor-like protein 1 isoform X1 has product MLPRLLLLICAPLCEPAGLLLIVSPSHPTEGSPVNLTCKMPSLQSSDAQFQFCFFRDAQALGPGWSSSPKLQIANMWKEDSGSYWCEAQTMASKVLRSWRSQINVHRVPVADVSLETQPPGGQVMEGDRLVLICSVAMGTGDITFLWYKGAIGLNLQTKTQRSLTAEYEIPTARESDAEQYYCVAENGYGPRPSGLVSITVRIPVSRPILMVRAPRAQAVVGDVLKLHCEALRGSHPILYWFYHEDVILGSSSAPSGGGASFNLSLTAEHSGNYSCEANNGLGAQRSEEVTLNFTVPTGARSNHLTSGVIEGLLGTLGPATVALLFCYGLKRKIGRRSTRDPLRSLPSPVPQEFPYLNSPTPGQLQPTYENVNVVSGRDVYSLVYYNQPEQESAAAETLGTHMEDQVSLDIYSRLRKANITDVDYEDAM; this is encoded by the exons ATGCTGCCGAGGCTGTTGCTGTTGATCTGTG CTCCACTCTGTGAACCCGCCG GGCTGTTGTTGATAGTCAGCCCCTCCCATCCCACAGAGGGGAGCCCAGTGAACCTGACCTGTAAGATGCCCTCTCTACAGAGTTCAGATGCCCAGTTCCAGTTCTGCTTCTTCAGAGATGCCCAGGCCTTGGGCCCGGGCTGGAGCAGCTCTCCCAAGCTCCAGATCGCCAACATGTGGAAAGAAGACTCAGGGTCCTACTGGTGCGAGGCACAGACAATGGCATCCAAAGTCTTGAGGAGCTGGAGATCCCAGATAAATGTGCACA GGGTCCCTGTTGCTGATGTGAGCTTGGAGACTCAGCCCCCAGGAGGACAGGTGATGGAGGGAGACAGACTGGTCCTCATCTGCTCAGTTGCTATGGGGACAGGAGACATCACCTTCCTTTGGTACAAAGGGGCTATAGGTTTAAACCTTCAGACAAAGACCCAGCGTTCACTGACAGCAGAGTATGAGATTCCTACAGCGAGGGAGAGTGATGCTGAGCAATACTACTGTGTAGCTGAAAATGGCTATGGTCCCAGACCCAGTGGGCTGGTGAGCATCACTGTCAGAA TCCCAGTGTCTCGTCCCATCCTCATGGTCAGGGCTCCCAGGGCCCAGGCTGTGGTGGGGGATGTGCTGAAGCTTCACTGTGAGGCCCTGAGAGGCTCTCATCCGATCCTGTACTGGTTTTATCACGAGGATGTCATCTTGGGGAGCAGCTCAGCCCCCTCTGGAGGAGGAGCCTCTTTCAACCTTTCCCTGACTGCAGAACATTCTGGAAACTACTCCTGTGAGGCCAACAATGGCCTGGGGGCCCAGCGCAGTGAGGAGGTGACACTCAACTTCACAG TGCCTACTGGGGCCAGAAGCAATCATCTTACCTCAGGAGTCATTGAGGGGCTCCTCGGCACCCTTGGTCCTGCCACTGTGGCCTTATTATTTTGCTACggcctcaaaagaaaaatag gaAGACGTTCAACCAGGGATCCACTCAG GAGCCTTCCCAGCCCTGTACCCCAAGAGTTCCCCTACCTCAACTCACCTACCCCAGGACAGCTACAGCCTACATATGAAAATG TGAATGTTGTAAGTGGGCGTGATGTTTATTCGTTGGTGTACTATAACCAGCCGGAGCAGGAATCAGCAGCAG CAGAAACCCTGGGGACACATATGGAGGACCAG GTTTCCTTAGACATCTATTCCAGGCTGAGGAAAGCAAACATTACGGATGTGGACTATGAAGACGCTATGTAA
- the FCRL1 gene encoding Fc receptor-like protein 1 isoform X4 codes for MLPRLLLLICGLLLIVSPSHPTEGSPVNLTCKMPSLQSSDAQFQFCFFRDAQALGPGWSSSPKLQIANMWKEDSGSYWCEAQTMASKVLRSWRSQINVHRVPVADVSLETQPPGGQVMEGDRLVLICSVAMGTGDITFLWYKGAIGLNLQTKTQRSLTAEYEIPTARESDAEQYYCVAENGYGPRPSGLVSITVRIPVSRPILMVRAPRAQAVVGDVLKLHCEALRGSHPILYWFYHEDVILGSSSAPSGGGASFNLSLTAEHSGNYSCEANNGLGAQRSEEVTLNFTVPTGARSNHLTSGVIEGLLGTLGPATVALLFCYGLKRKIGRRSTRDPLRSLPSPVPQEFPYLNSPTPGQLQPTYENVNVVSGRDVYSLVYYNQPEQESAAETLGTHMEDQVSLDIYSRLRKANITDVDYEDAM; via the exons ATGCTGCCGAGGCTGTTGCTGTTGATCTGTG GGCTGTTGTTGATAGTCAGCCCCTCCCATCCCACAGAGGGGAGCCCAGTGAACCTGACCTGTAAGATGCCCTCTCTACAGAGTTCAGATGCCCAGTTCCAGTTCTGCTTCTTCAGAGATGCCCAGGCCTTGGGCCCGGGCTGGAGCAGCTCTCCCAAGCTCCAGATCGCCAACATGTGGAAAGAAGACTCAGGGTCCTACTGGTGCGAGGCACAGACAATGGCATCCAAAGTCTTGAGGAGCTGGAGATCCCAGATAAATGTGCACA GGGTCCCTGTTGCTGATGTGAGCTTGGAGACTCAGCCCCCAGGAGGACAGGTGATGGAGGGAGACAGACTGGTCCTCATCTGCTCAGTTGCTATGGGGACAGGAGACATCACCTTCCTTTGGTACAAAGGGGCTATAGGTTTAAACCTTCAGACAAAGACCCAGCGTTCACTGACAGCAGAGTATGAGATTCCTACAGCGAGGGAGAGTGATGCTGAGCAATACTACTGTGTAGCTGAAAATGGCTATGGTCCCAGACCCAGTGGGCTGGTGAGCATCACTGTCAGAA TCCCAGTGTCTCGTCCCATCCTCATGGTCAGGGCTCCCAGGGCCCAGGCTGTGGTGGGGGATGTGCTGAAGCTTCACTGTGAGGCCCTGAGAGGCTCTCATCCGATCCTGTACTGGTTTTATCACGAGGATGTCATCTTGGGGAGCAGCTCAGCCCCCTCTGGAGGAGGAGCCTCTTTCAACCTTTCCCTGACTGCAGAACATTCTGGAAACTACTCCTGTGAGGCCAACAATGGCCTGGGGGCCCAGCGCAGTGAGGAGGTGACACTCAACTTCACAG TGCCTACTGGGGCCAGAAGCAATCATCTTACCTCAGGAGTCATTGAGGGGCTCCTCGGCACCCTTGGTCCTGCCACTGTGGCCTTATTATTTTGCTACggcctcaaaagaaaaatag gaAGACGTTCAACCAGGGATCCACTCAG GAGCCTTCCCAGCCCTGTACCCCAAGAGTTCCCCTACCTCAACTCACCTACCCCAGGACAGCTACAGCCTACATATGAAAATG TGAATGTTGTAAGTGGGCGTGATGTTTATTCGTTGGTGTACTATAACCAGCCGGAGCAGGAATCAGCAGCAG AAACCCTGGGGACACATATGGAGGACCAG GTTTCCTTAGACATCTATTCCAGGCTGAGGAAAGCAAACATTACGGATGTGGACTATGAAGACGCTATGTAA
- the FCRL1 gene encoding Fc receptor-like protein 1 isoform X7, which translates to MLPRLLLLICAPLCEPAGLLLIVSPSHPTEGSPVNLTCKMPSLQSSDAQFQFCFFRDAQALGPGWSSSPKLQIANMWKEDSGSYWCEAQTMASKVLRSWRSQINVHRVPVADVSLETQPPGGQVMEGDRLVLICSVAMGTGDITFLWYKGAIGLNLQTKTQRSLTAEYEIPTARESDAEQYYCVAENGYGPRPSGLVSITVRIPVSRPILMVRAPRAQAVVGDVLKLHCEALRGSHPILYWFYHEDVILGSSSAPSGGGASFNLSLTAEHSGNYSCEANNGLGAQRSEEVTLNFTGRRSTRDPLRSLPSPVPQEFPYLNSPTPGQLQPTYENVNVVSGRDVYSLVYYNQPEQESAAETLGTHMEDQVSLDIYSRLRKANITDVDYEDAM; encoded by the exons ATGCTGCCGAGGCTGTTGCTGTTGATCTGTG CTCCACTCTGTGAACCCGCCG GGCTGTTGTTGATAGTCAGCCCCTCCCATCCCACAGAGGGGAGCCCAGTGAACCTGACCTGTAAGATGCCCTCTCTACAGAGTTCAGATGCCCAGTTCCAGTTCTGCTTCTTCAGAGATGCCCAGGCCTTGGGCCCGGGCTGGAGCAGCTCTCCCAAGCTCCAGATCGCCAACATGTGGAAAGAAGACTCAGGGTCCTACTGGTGCGAGGCACAGACAATGGCATCCAAAGTCTTGAGGAGCTGGAGATCCCAGATAAATGTGCACA GGGTCCCTGTTGCTGATGTGAGCTTGGAGACTCAGCCCCCAGGAGGACAGGTGATGGAGGGAGACAGACTGGTCCTCATCTGCTCAGTTGCTATGGGGACAGGAGACATCACCTTCCTTTGGTACAAAGGGGCTATAGGTTTAAACCTTCAGACAAAGACCCAGCGTTCACTGACAGCAGAGTATGAGATTCCTACAGCGAGGGAGAGTGATGCTGAGCAATACTACTGTGTAGCTGAAAATGGCTATGGTCCCAGACCCAGTGGGCTGGTGAGCATCACTGTCAGAA TCCCAGTGTCTCGTCCCATCCTCATGGTCAGGGCTCCCAGGGCCCAGGCTGTGGTGGGGGATGTGCTGAAGCTTCACTGTGAGGCCCTGAGAGGCTCTCATCCGATCCTGTACTGGTTTTATCACGAGGATGTCATCTTGGGGAGCAGCTCAGCCCCCTCTGGAGGAGGAGCCTCTTTCAACCTTTCCCTGACTGCAGAACATTCTGGAAACTACTCCTGTGAGGCCAACAATGGCCTGGGGGCCCAGCGCAGTGAGGAGGTGACACTCAACTTCACAG gaAGACGTTCAACCAGGGATCCACTCAG GAGCCTTCCCAGCCCTGTACCCCAAGAGTTCCCCTACCTCAACTCACCTACCCCAGGACAGCTACAGCCTACATATGAAAATG TGAATGTTGTAAGTGGGCGTGATGTTTATTCGTTGGTGTACTATAACCAGCCGGAGCAGGAATCAGCAGCAG AAACCCTGGGGACACATATGGAGGACCAG GTTTCCTTAGACATCTATTCCAGGCTGAGGAAAGCAAACATTACGGATGTGGACTATGAAGACGCTATGTAA
- the FCRL1 gene encoding Fc receptor-like protein 1 isoform X8, translated as MLPRLLLLICGLLLIVSPSHPTEGSPVNLTCKMPSLQSSDAQFQFCFFRDAQALGPGWSSSPKLQIANMWKEDSGSYWCEAQTMASKVLRSWRSQINVHRVPVADVSLETQPPGGQVMEGDRLVLICSVAMGTGDITFLWYKGAIGLNLQTKTQRSLTAEYEIPTARESDAEQYYCVAENGYGPRPSGLVSITVRIPVSRPILMVRAPRAQAVVGDVLKLHCEALRGSHPILYWFYHEDVILGSSSAPSGGGASFNLSLTAEHSGNYSCEANNGLGAQRSEEVTLNFTGRRSTRDPLRSLPSPVPQEFPYLNSPTPGQLQPTYENVNVVSGRDVYSLVYYNQPEQESAAAETLGTHMEDQVSLDIYSRLRKANITDVDYEDAM; from the exons ATGCTGCCGAGGCTGTTGCTGTTGATCTGTG GGCTGTTGTTGATAGTCAGCCCCTCCCATCCCACAGAGGGGAGCCCAGTGAACCTGACCTGTAAGATGCCCTCTCTACAGAGTTCAGATGCCCAGTTCCAGTTCTGCTTCTTCAGAGATGCCCAGGCCTTGGGCCCGGGCTGGAGCAGCTCTCCCAAGCTCCAGATCGCCAACATGTGGAAAGAAGACTCAGGGTCCTACTGGTGCGAGGCACAGACAATGGCATCCAAAGTCTTGAGGAGCTGGAGATCCCAGATAAATGTGCACA GGGTCCCTGTTGCTGATGTGAGCTTGGAGACTCAGCCCCCAGGAGGACAGGTGATGGAGGGAGACAGACTGGTCCTCATCTGCTCAGTTGCTATGGGGACAGGAGACATCACCTTCCTTTGGTACAAAGGGGCTATAGGTTTAAACCTTCAGACAAAGACCCAGCGTTCACTGACAGCAGAGTATGAGATTCCTACAGCGAGGGAGAGTGATGCTGAGCAATACTACTGTGTAGCTGAAAATGGCTATGGTCCCAGACCCAGTGGGCTGGTGAGCATCACTGTCAGAA TCCCAGTGTCTCGTCCCATCCTCATGGTCAGGGCTCCCAGGGCCCAGGCTGTGGTGGGGGATGTGCTGAAGCTTCACTGTGAGGCCCTGAGAGGCTCTCATCCGATCCTGTACTGGTTTTATCACGAGGATGTCATCTTGGGGAGCAGCTCAGCCCCCTCTGGAGGAGGAGCCTCTTTCAACCTTTCCCTGACTGCAGAACATTCTGGAAACTACTCCTGTGAGGCCAACAATGGCCTGGGGGCCCAGCGCAGTGAGGAGGTGACACTCAACTTCACAG gaAGACGTTCAACCAGGGATCCACTCAG GAGCCTTCCCAGCCCTGTACCCCAAGAGTTCCCCTACCTCAACTCACCTACCCCAGGACAGCTACAGCCTACATATGAAAATG TGAATGTTGTAAGTGGGCGTGATGTTTATTCGTTGGTGTACTATAACCAGCCGGAGCAGGAATCAGCAGCAG CAGAAACCCTGGGGACACATATGGAGGACCAG GTTTCCTTAGACATCTATTCCAGGCTGAGGAAAGCAAACATTACGGATGTGGACTATGAAGACGCTATGTAA
- the FCRL1 gene encoding Fc receptor-like protein 1 isoform X2 produces MLPRLLLLICAPLCEPAGLLLIVSPSHPTEGSPVNLTCKMPSLQSSDAQFQFCFFRDAQALGPGWSSSPKLQIANMWKEDSGSYWCEAQTMASKVLRSWRSQINVHRVPVADVSLETQPPGGQVMEGDRLVLICSVAMGTGDITFLWYKGAIGLNLQTKTQRSLTAEYEIPTARESDAEQYYCVAENGYGPRPSGLVSITVRIPVSRPILMVRAPRAQAVVGDVLKLHCEALRGSHPILYWFYHEDVILGSSSAPSGGGASFNLSLTAEHSGNYSCEANNGLGAQRSEEVTLNFTVPTGARSNHLTSGVIEGLLGTLGPATVALLFCYGLKRKIGRRSTRDPLRSLPSPVPQEFPYLNSPTPGQLQPTYENVNVVSGRDVYSLVYYNQPEQESAAETLGTHMEDQVSLDIYSRLRKANITDVDYEDAM; encoded by the exons ATGCTGCCGAGGCTGTTGCTGTTGATCTGTG CTCCACTCTGTGAACCCGCCG GGCTGTTGTTGATAGTCAGCCCCTCCCATCCCACAGAGGGGAGCCCAGTGAACCTGACCTGTAAGATGCCCTCTCTACAGAGTTCAGATGCCCAGTTCCAGTTCTGCTTCTTCAGAGATGCCCAGGCCTTGGGCCCGGGCTGGAGCAGCTCTCCCAAGCTCCAGATCGCCAACATGTGGAAAGAAGACTCAGGGTCCTACTGGTGCGAGGCACAGACAATGGCATCCAAAGTCTTGAGGAGCTGGAGATCCCAGATAAATGTGCACA GGGTCCCTGTTGCTGATGTGAGCTTGGAGACTCAGCCCCCAGGAGGACAGGTGATGGAGGGAGACAGACTGGTCCTCATCTGCTCAGTTGCTATGGGGACAGGAGACATCACCTTCCTTTGGTACAAAGGGGCTATAGGTTTAAACCTTCAGACAAAGACCCAGCGTTCACTGACAGCAGAGTATGAGATTCCTACAGCGAGGGAGAGTGATGCTGAGCAATACTACTGTGTAGCTGAAAATGGCTATGGTCCCAGACCCAGTGGGCTGGTGAGCATCACTGTCAGAA TCCCAGTGTCTCGTCCCATCCTCATGGTCAGGGCTCCCAGGGCCCAGGCTGTGGTGGGGGATGTGCTGAAGCTTCACTGTGAGGCCCTGAGAGGCTCTCATCCGATCCTGTACTGGTTTTATCACGAGGATGTCATCTTGGGGAGCAGCTCAGCCCCCTCTGGAGGAGGAGCCTCTTTCAACCTTTCCCTGACTGCAGAACATTCTGGAAACTACTCCTGTGAGGCCAACAATGGCCTGGGGGCCCAGCGCAGTGAGGAGGTGACACTCAACTTCACAG TGCCTACTGGGGCCAGAAGCAATCATCTTACCTCAGGAGTCATTGAGGGGCTCCTCGGCACCCTTGGTCCTGCCACTGTGGCCTTATTATTTTGCTACggcctcaaaagaaaaatag gaAGACGTTCAACCAGGGATCCACTCAG GAGCCTTCCCAGCCCTGTACCCCAAGAGTTCCCCTACCTCAACTCACCTACCCCAGGACAGCTACAGCCTACATATGAAAATG TGAATGTTGTAAGTGGGCGTGATGTTTATTCGTTGGTGTACTATAACCAGCCGGAGCAGGAATCAGCAGCAG AAACCCTGGGGACACATATGGAGGACCAG GTTTCCTTAGACATCTATTCCAGGCTGAGGAAAGCAAACATTACGGATGTGGACTATGAAGACGCTATGTAA